In Pleurodeles waltl isolate 20211129_DDA chromosome 5, aPleWal1.hap1.20221129, whole genome shotgun sequence, one genomic interval encodes:
- the LOC138297391 gene encoding uncharacterized protein yields the protein MSTWEPEYRTVVTRQAEKGTRKTLETLLMTAEGKPAVTTSRSARGQKDESEARKAPNSNSGDAREAAWPIQVLHSPGSCLLNADYLSQYPLDAWLYQPLSGGSDCDGPTLSQSDPPYPGGITTPGHFRPRSHPGRDQSCFTSGRRQAEGVSLRRHLDSKGGAGRFSRCQHGSQSPELRDSTDGGGNREVTGDTLNDGRGETSGENLRIGARTTGRIRGTGGAQLKLRPRSGRGWPIQVCGTY from the exons ATGTCAACGTGGGAGCCAGAGTACCGAACCGTGGTGACTCGACAGGCGGAGAAGGGAACGAGGAAGACGCTGGAGACACTCCTGATGACGGCCGAGGGGAAACCAGCGGTGACGACCTCAAGATCAGCGCGAGGACAGAAGGACGAATCAGAGGCCCGGAAGGCGCCCAACTCAAACTCTGGCGACGCTCGGGAAGCAGCTTGGCCAATTCAG gttcttcATTCCCCGGGATCTTGCTTACTCAACGCGGACTACCTGTCCCAGTATCCATTGGATGCGTGGCTCTATCAGCCACTGTCTGGGGGGAGTGACTGTGATGGGCCGACGCTATCGCAGTCGGACCCCCCATACCCTGGGGGTATCACCACACCCGGGCACTTCCGACCCAGAAGTCATCCGGGAAGAGACCAATCCTGTTTTACATCTGGGCGACGGCAGGCAGAGGGAGTCTCTTTGCGCCGTCACCTGGATTCAAAAGGAGGAGCTGGACGGTTTAGCAGATGTCAACATGGGAGCCAGAGTCCCGAACTGCGTGACTCGACAGACGGAGGAGGGAACAGGGAAGTCACCGGAGACACTCTCAACGATGGCCGAGGGGAAACCAGTGGTGAAAACCTCAGAATCGGCGCGAGGACGACAGGACGAATCAGAGGCACGGGAGGCGCCCAACTCAAACTTCGGCCACGCTCGGGAAGAGGGTGGCCAATTCAGGTGTGTGGGACATACTGA